The following proteins are encoded in a genomic region of Galbibacter sp. BG1:
- a CDS encoding MGH1-like glycoside hydrolase domain-containing protein produces the protein MEFSTAEHKRLKENYSEEKDWLKWGPYLSERQWGTVREDYSANGDAWGYFTHDNARSRAYRWGEDGIAGISDRYSNICFAIALWNGKDPIIKERLFGLTGPEGNHGEDVKELYYYLANTPSHSYMKHLYKYSHKEYPYKKIVDENRKRGLEDLEYKVLDTDLFKNGNYFNVETEYVKAGTQDILIKITVNNVSEDKATLHLLPTLWMRNQWDFTGIKERPSIKTDKNSKLNSVTAHHPYVGKYKLYFEKPNHLFFTENESNEELLYGRENDHPYKKDLFHNALIEGDITLPTTKTEGTKFSPVYKLELEGKESKVVRLRFSSEEIENPFNADYESIFQQRVKEYNQFYDAICKGETSERKLIQKQAYAGLLWTKQYYNYDVETWLQGDSEVSVPPVERLSGRNSNWKTLRNHDIMSMPDKWEYPWYASWDSAFHCVAFAKVDPNFAKQQLLLFTREWYMAPNGQIPAYEWSFSDVNPPVQAWAAIKVYEIEKEQKGEGDIKFLKRILNKLALNFTWWVNRLDVNNNNIFEGGFLGLDNIGVFDRSYGVPGNGTLEQVDSTSWMALYCLSMLKISLEVSMVDDAYEDMAVKYFGHFVFIAEALNKISVNQEGSWDDNEGFFYDKLTLPSGQSTPIKVRSIAGLLSLAAVLNIKKEVLKKLPRFEQSVRWFQNHRRKSLKYPVIQSFVEGQDLLLSLVPRNRILVMMKSFLDENEFLSPYGIRSLSKIHTDPYHIKIQNIDYSISYEPGESTVHLFGGNSNWRGPIWMPINYLFIQAMKEYESYNDRTIYLEFPTGSGKKISLQDIIVNLSERLIKMFEANEEGDRPINIQHKEQYRDKLFKDLILFYEYFEGDNGRGLGAAHQTGWTSLVANLIDDISK, from the coding sequence ATGGAATTTTCTACCGCAGAGCATAAAAGGTTAAAGGAAAACTATTCTGAGGAAAAGGATTGGCTAAAATGGGGACCGTATCTTAGCGAAAGGCAGTGGGGAACCGTAAGGGAAGACTATAGTGCCAACGGCGATGCTTGGGGCTATTTCACCCACGACAACGCACGTAGTAGGGCCTATCGGTGGGGAGAAGATGGTATTGCTGGTATAAGCGATCGTTATAGTAATATTTGCTTCGCTATTGCGCTATGGAATGGAAAGGACCCTATTATTAAGGAACGCTTATTTGGTTTAACAGGTCCTGAAGGAAATCACGGAGAGGATGTAAAAGAACTCTATTATTATTTGGCCAATACACCCTCGCATTCTTACATGAAACACTTGTATAAATATTCGCACAAGGAATATCCGTATAAGAAAATAGTTGACGAAAACCGAAAGCGTGGTTTAGAAGATCTGGAATACAAGGTGTTGGATACTGACTTATTTAAAAATGGAAATTATTTTAATGTAGAAACAGAGTATGTAAAAGCTGGAACACAAGATATTTTAATTAAAATTACGGTAAACAATGTTTCTGAAGATAAAGCTACATTACACCTACTTCCCACCTTATGGATGCGTAATCAATGGGATTTTACGGGAATAAAAGAGAGACCTTCTATAAAAACAGACAAAAATTCCAAACTTAATTCTGTAACGGCGCATCATCCTTATGTCGGAAAATACAAATTGTATTTTGAAAAGCCTAATCATTTATTTTTTACGGAAAACGAAAGCAACGAGGAACTGCTATATGGCCGTGAAAATGACCATCCTTATAAAAAAGATTTGTTTCACAACGCCTTAATTGAAGGGGATATTACACTGCCAACAACTAAAACCGAAGGAACAAAGTTTTCCCCTGTTTATAAACTAGAGTTGGAGGGTAAGGAATCTAAAGTCGTTCGACTTCGGTTTTCATCAGAAGAAATTGAAAACCCTTTTAATGCCGATTATGAAAGCATCTTTCAGCAAAGAGTAAAGGAATATAACCAATTCTATGATGCAATATGTAAGGGAGAAACTTCAGAAAGAAAATTAATACAGAAACAAGCTTATGCCGGTTTGCTATGGACCAAGCAATACTATAATTACGATGTGGAGACATGGTTGCAGGGAGACTCAGAGGTTTCTGTGCCCCCTGTGGAACGTTTATCTGGCAGAAATAGTAACTGGAAAACTCTTAGGAACCACGATATTATGTCGATGCCAGATAAATGGGAATACCCTTGGTATGCCTCTTGGGATTCGGCTTTCCATTGTGTCGCTTTTGCTAAAGTAGATCCCAATTTTGCAAAACAGCAGCTGCTGTTATTCACCCGGGAATGGTACATGGCTCCTAATGGACAAATTCCAGCGTACGAATGGTCTTTTAGCGATGTAAACCCTCCAGTGCAAGCATGGGCGGCCATCAAGGTGTACGAAATAGAAAAGGAACAGAAAGGGGAAGGCGATATAAAATTCCTTAAACGAATATTGAACAAATTGGCATTGAATTTTACCTGGTGGGTAAACAGGTTGGATGTAAATAACAACAATATTTTTGAAGGTGGCTTTTTGGGACTGGACAACATAGGTGTTTTCGATAGAAGTTACGGTGTGCCTGGAAATGGAACCCTAGAGCAAGTGGACAGTACTTCTTGGATGGCACTCTACTGTTTGAGTATGCTAAAAATAAGTTTAGAAGTTTCCATGGTAGACGATGCCTATGAAGACATGGCGGTTAAATATTTTGGCCATTTTGTTTTTATTGCGGAAGCACTCAATAAAATTAGTGTGAACCAGGAAGGCAGCTGGGACGATAATGAAGGTTTTTTCTACGATAAGCTTACGTTGCCCTCTGGGCAGTCTACCCCGATTAAGGTTCGGTCTATTGCGGGTTTACTCTCCTTGGCGGCGGTACTGAATATTAAAAAGGAAGTATTGAAAAAGTTACCACGGTTTGAGCAAAGTGTTCGTTGGTTTCAAAACCACCGCAGAAAATCTTTAAAATATCCGGTGATCCAATCTTTTGTTGAAGGTCAAGATTTATTACTTTCCCTTGTGCCACGAAATAGAATTTTGGTGATGATGAAAAGTTTCTTGGACGAAAACGAATTTTTAAGTCCGTATGGAATCCGTTCCCTCTCCAAGATTCATACCGACCCTTACCATATTAAAATTCAAAACATAGATTACAGTATTAGTTATGAGCCCGGGGAATCTACAGTGCATCTGTTCGGCGGAAATTCCAACTGGCGCGGCCCCATTTGGATGCCTATTAATTATCTTTTTATTCAAGCCATGAAAGAATACGAAAGTTATAACGATCGTACCATTTATCTTGAATTTCCAACCGGAAGCGGAAAAAAGATAAGTCTTCAGGACATTATTGTCAACCTTAGCGAACGTTTAATAAAAATGTTCGAAGCTAATGAAGAAGGAGACCGCCCCATAAATATTCAGCATAAAGAACAATACCGAGATAAGCTGTTTAAAGACTTAATCCTTTTTTACGAATATTTCGAAGGGGATAACGGTAGGGGGCTAGGGGCTGCCCATCAAACAGGATGGACGAGCTTGGTGGCTAATCTTATCGATGATATCTCGAAATAA
- a CDS encoding ferritin-like domain-containing protein — protein MKKKIIKVHQPQRSNNRRQFLKLGGLAVAGTGLLMACNNDDDQDMMMPPDGGVFDLGEGDLGVLNYAYALEQLEADFYTKVVNSFYANISDQERQVLTDLYYHEVNHRDFFQTAITAAVDGNTELVLPQLEFDYGNLDFNNRDQVLATAKTLEDTGVAAYNGAGRLISNPDYLLIAGKIVSVEARHASAIRTLINPGSADFAGDDIVTVDTGLDAALDPSDILAAVAATGFIKTEFTANNLP, from the coding sequence ATGAAAAAGAAAATCATAAAAGTTCATCAGCCACAACGTTCTAATAATAGACGTCAATTCCTTAAACTTGGAGGTCTTGCAGTGGCAGGAACAGGTTTATTAATGGCTTGTAATAACGACGACGATCAAGATATGATGATGCCACCAGACGGCGGAGTATTCGATCTAGGAGAAGGCGATTTAGGGGTTTTAAACTATGCTTATGCCTTGGAGCAATTGGAAGCAGATTTCTACACGAAAGTTGTAAACTCTTTTTATGCCAATATTAGCGACCAGGAAAGACAAGTTCTTACCGATTTATACTACCATGAAGTGAACCATAGGGATTTCTTTCAAACAGCAATTACCGCTGCAGTTGATGGAAACACAGAATTAGTTTTACCCCAGTTGGAGTTTGATTATGGGAATTTAGATTTCAATAACAGAGACCAAGTTTTGGCAACTGCTAAAACCTTGGAAGATACAGGTGTTGCTGCCTACAATGGTGCGGGTAGACTTATTTCCAATCCAGATTATTTATTAATTGCCGGAAAAATCGTTTCTGTGGAAGCAAGACACGCTTCTGCCATAAGAACACTTATTAATCCAGGTTCTGCAGATTTTGCAGGAGATGATATTGTAACCGTAGATACCGGTTTAGATGCGGCTTTAGACCCATCGGATATTTTAGCGGCAGTAGCAGCTACTGGATTTATAAAAACTGAATTCACGGCAAATAACTTGCCATAA
- a CDS encoding ferritin-like domain-containing protein, whose amino-acid sequence MNIINFLDDFTTSNLLEGKTSRRDIFGTLGNLGKKAAIAAVPFGLATMPKKTYAQSMNTDPVGALQLALTLEYLEDEFYDLALQSGVLPTGRPETVYMQISKHEQAHVDFLIAGLEGAGVTPVSKPTFDFTVGGAFDPFNENGAGQETAYAQLLALAQAFEDTGVRAYKGQAGNLLGSPFLTAALQIHSVEARHASEIRRLRGLKGWITNNERGAGMPEATQAVYNGEENVIQGGVDVTTLGSGDAFGMAASTEAYDEALSGDDAVSIASLFIVDEE is encoded by the coding sequence ATGAATATTATAAATTTTTTAGATGATTTTACCACAAGCAATCTTTTAGAAGGTAAAACATCGCGTCGAGATATATTTGGAACTTTAGGGAACTTAGGAAAAAAAGCAGCGATTGCAGCTGTACCATTTGGATTAGCTACCATGCCTAAAAAAACCTATGCGCAGTCTATGAATACAGATCCTGTGGGGGCATTGCAGTTGGCATTGACTTTAGAATATTTGGAGGATGAGTTTTACGATTTAGCCTTGCAATCTGGAGTATTGCCAACGGGACGCCCAGAAACCGTATATATGCAAATCTCTAAGCACGAGCAAGCTCACGTCGATTTTCTAATCGCCGGACTGGAAGGTGCAGGAGTAACACCAGTTTCTAAGCCTACTTTCGATTTTACGGTAGGTGGGGCTTTCGATCCGTTTAACGAAAATGGAGCAGGACAGGAAACTGCATATGCCCAATTATTGGCATTGGCACAAGCTTTTGAAGATACAGGGGTAAGAGCTTATAAAGGTCAAGCCGGAAATTTATTGGGATCACCATTTTTAACGGCGGCTCTACAGATTCACTCGGTAGAGGCAAGACATGCATCAGAAATTAGAAGATTAAGAGGATTGAAAGGATGGATTACCAATAACGAAAGAGGTGCCGGAATGCCAGAAGCGACACAGGCTGTGTATAATGGAGAAGAAAATGTAATTCAAGGTGGAGTAGATGTTACTACCCTTGGTTCTGGTGATGCTTTTGGAATGGCTGCTTCTACGGAAGCCTACGATGAAGCATTGTCTGGAGACGATGCTGTATCTATCGCTAGTTTATTTATAGTTGATGAAGAATAG
- a CDS encoding UDP-N-acetylmuramoyl-tripeptide--D-alanyl-D-alanine ligase gives METAALHSIFLSTNGVVTDTRKIEKGSIFFSLKGANFNGNQFAEEALKKGADYAVVDEKEYQTSKNIILVDNCLNALQELATFHRKYLALPIIALTGSNGKTTSKELINAVLSKKHKTIATKGNLNNHIGVPLTLLSMDKNTEIGIVEMGANHQKEIENLSNIALPDYGYITNFGKAHLEGFGGVEGVIKGKSELYTHLKNKEKTIFFNADDRIQKEKLEGYANKIGFSQFTGADYQIQLESTDPFVNILMDGNLIKSNLIGDYNFTNIAAAIAIGHYFKVAEEKITEAIEAYTPANNRSQILKHGKYNIVLDAYNANPSSMEVALKNFKNNPGNSKLVIVGDMFELGKDAKKEHQNIANLVTDLSFNNAFLVGENFYNIDSSLKKFKTFEALKEHLKSHQPKEETILIKGSRGMALERVLDLLSL, from the coding sequence ATGGAAACAGCAGCGCTACACAGTATATTTTTAAGCACTAACGGGGTCGTAACCGACACCCGGAAAATTGAAAAAGGTTCTATATTCTTTTCTTTAAAAGGCGCCAATTTTAATGGTAACCAGTTTGCAGAAGAGGCCCTAAAAAAAGGAGCGGATTACGCAGTTGTAGATGAAAAAGAATATCAAACCTCCAAAAATATTATTCTGGTAGATAATTGCCTTAATGCCCTACAGGAATTAGCCACCTTTCACAGAAAGTATTTGGCGCTCCCCATCATCGCGCTCACCGGTAGTAACGGCAAAACCACTTCCAAGGAGTTGATCAATGCGGTCCTTTCCAAAAAACACAAAACCATTGCTACCAAAGGGAATTTAAACAACCATATCGGTGTTCCCTTAACGCTACTTTCCATGGATAAAAATACCGAAATCGGGATTGTGGAAATGGGTGCCAACCACCAAAAAGAAATCGAAAATCTTAGCAATATTGCTTTACCAGACTACGGTTATATCACCAATTTTGGAAAAGCCCATCTAGAAGGCTTTGGCGGTGTAGAAGGCGTTATAAAAGGCAAGAGTGAACTTTACACACATTTAAAAAATAAAGAAAAAACTATATTTTTTAATGCCGACGATAGAATTCAGAAAGAAAAATTGGAAGGTTATGCAAACAAAATCGGATTTAGCCAATTTACTGGAGCTGATTATCAAATACAATTGGAATCTACGGATCCTTTTGTAAACATACTTATGGATGGCAATCTTATAAAATCCAATCTTATTGGCGATTACAATTTTACCAATATTGCGGCTGCCATAGCCATTGGACACTATTTTAAGGTGGCTGAGGAAAAAATTACCGAAGCCATTGAGGCGTATACTCCTGCCAACAATAGATCCCAAATATTAAAACACGGTAAATACAATATTGTGCTAGACGCTTATAATGCCAATCCATCCAGTATGGAGGTCGCTCTCAAAAACTTTAAGAACAACCCTGGAAATTCAAAACTTGTTATTGTAGGAGATATGTTTGAACTTGGCAAAGATGCCAAGAAAGAACACCAAAATATAGCAAATCTGGTAACAGATTTAAGCTTTAATAATGCTTTTTTAGTTGGTGAAAATTTTTACAATATCGACAGCTCATTAAAAAAGTTTAAAACATTTGAGGCTCTTAAAGAGCACCTTAAAAGCCATCAACCTAAAGAAGAAACTATTTTAATCAAAGGCTCTCGCGGAATGGCCTTGGAACGAGTCCTGGATTTGCTGAGCTTATAG
- the gldJ gene encoding gliding motility lipoprotein GldJ: MKKYLFNPYVLCLVAFASFTSCKNSDKNTSRATGWQINSKEGGFQYNTNFKEQETAPGLVFLEGGTFTRGKVQDDVMHDWNNTPTQQHVQSFYMDETEVTNKMYMEYLDYLKSVYPPDDPAYANIYKGALPDTLVWRNRLGYNEVMTNNYLRHPAYAEYPVVGVNWVQAVQFSEWRTDRVNESMLEREGYLAKNSKYAVVNGETDGGFSTETYLNSPESIYGGQIDSLQGNMKGKKDSTNVFAKRSSGVIMPSYRLPTETEWEYAAAALVGTREYNNYRGRKKYPWEGEYTRSGKRKTRGDQLANFKQGKGDYGGIAGWSDDSADITAQVKSYPPNDWGLYDMAGNVAEWVADVYRPIVDDEANDFNYYRGNVYMKTSIGEDGKVQIVGRDGIQYDTLSNGKIVARNLPGEIAMVPVDQNDTYLRTNFDTSDNRNYRDGDKGSTRYYDMFSDDEELDDSKRMYNAPKNQIQRDSTGNLVKQIDDSNNRTTLINDEVRVYKGGSWKDRAYWLDPAQRRYLPQYMATDYIGFRCAMSRVGSKAKEKKTPRH, encoded by the coding sequence ATGAAGAAGTATCTATTTAACCCATATGTATTATGCTTGGTTGCTTTTGCGAGTTTTACAAGTTGTAAAAACTCCGACAAAAACACTTCCAGAGCTACTGGTTGGCAAATCAATTCGAAGGAAGGTGGTTTCCAATACAATACAAATTTTAAAGAGCAAGAAACGGCTCCTGGACTTGTATTCCTAGAGGGTGGGACCTTCACTAGAGGGAAAGTACAAGACGATGTAATGCACGACTGGAACAACACACCTACACAACAACACGTTCAGTCTTTTTACATGGATGAAACCGAGGTAACCAACAAGATGTACATGGAATATCTTGATTACCTTAAAAGCGTTTATCCACCAGACGATCCTGCCTATGCAAACATCTATAAAGGTGCGCTACCAGACACTCTAGTTTGGAGAAATAGGCTGGGTTACAATGAAGTAATGACAAATAATTACCTACGCCATCCCGCTTACGCAGAATATCCTGTTGTAGGTGTTAACTGGGTTCAGGCGGTTCAGTTTTCTGAATGGAGAACCGACCGGGTAAACGAATCGATGTTGGAAAGAGAAGGATATTTAGCTAAAAATAGCAAGTATGCAGTTGTCAACGGAGAAACAGATGGTGGATTTAGTACAGAAACCTATTTAAACAGTCCTGAAAGTATTTATGGCGGCCAAATAGACTCGCTACAAGGAAACATGAAAGGTAAGAAAGACTCTACCAATGTTTTCGCTAAAAGATCTAGCGGGGTTATTATGCCTTCTTACAGACTTCCTACAGAAACCGAGTGGGAATATGCAGCAGCTGCTTTAGTTGGAACACGAGAGTACAACAATTACAGAGGAAGAAAAAAATACCCATGGGAAGGTGAATATACCCGTTCTGGAAAGAGAAAAACCCGTGGAGACCAATTGGCAAACTTTAAGCAAGGAAAAGGTGATTACGGTGGAATTGCAGGATGGTCCGACGATAGTGCAGACATCACAGCGCAAGTAAAATCGTACCCTCCAAACGACTGGGGATTGTATGATATGGCTGGAAACGTTGCAGAGTGGGTAGCCGATGTTTACCGACCTATTGTAGACGACGAAGCAAACGACTTTAACTACTACCGTGGTAACGTTTATATGAAAACCTCTATTGGTGAAGATGGAAAAGTACAAATTGTTGGTAGAGACGGTATTCAATACGATACCCTAAGCAACGGTAAAATTGTAGCTCGTAACCTGCCAGGTGAAATTGCAATGGTTCCCGTAGATCAAAATGATACATATCTTAGAACCAACTTCGACACCAGCGACAATAGAAACTACAGAGATGGTGATAAAGGTTCTACTAGATATTACGATATGTTTAGTGATGATGAAGAGCTTGACGATTCCAAAAGAATGTACAACGCCCCTAAAAATCAAATACAAAGGGATTCCACAGGAAACCTTGTAAAGCAGATTGATGACTCCAACAACAGAACAACCCTAATTAACGACGAAGTTCGTGTATACAAAGGAGGTTCTTGGAAAGACAGGGCATACTGGTTAGACCCAGCACAACGAAGATATTTACCTCAGTATATGGCAACCGATTATATAGGGTTCCGCTGTGCAATGTCTAGAGTTGGTTCTAAAGCCAAAGAAAAGAAAACCCCGAGACACTAA
- the porV gene encoding type IX secretion system outer membrane channel protein PorV, giving the protein MKLKLLLLSLLLSASFLKAQEESRVITTAVPFLTIAADARSGGMGELGVTTSADVFSQQWNPAKFAFAERQYGVGLSYTPYLSQLVNDIALLNASFYNKLNDRSAWAASIRYFGLGDIEFITENEAQMGAPATIVRPNELSIDASYSLKLSETFSMAVAGRFIRSDLKLQDETTDGTAASSFAVDIAGFYQSQEIAYNAFNGVWRGGFNISNIGPKIKYDDAISRESPLPTNLKLGAGFDFIFDPMNVLSVNTEFNKLLVPTPSDSNGDGEITTEDDYYNESFFSGMFSSFGDAPDGFSEELSEITWALGFEYMYNEAFALRTGYFHESPEKGAREFFTLGAGFTFKATTIDLSYLFSTSNVRNPLENTLRFSLTFNLGDEFYN; this is encoded by the coding sequence ATGAAATTAAAACTTTTACTCCTTAGCCTACTGCTTTCCGCGAGTTTTTTAAAAGCTCAAGAAGAATCTAGAGTTATTACTACTGCCGTTCCTTTTTTAACTATTGCCGCAGATGCACGATCTGGTGGAATGGGGGAATTGGGTGTTACCACTTCTGCGGATGTATTTTCGCAACAATGGAACCCTGCTAAATTTGCTTTTGCTGAAAGACAGTATGGAGTGGGCCTTAGTTATACACCTTATTTAAGTCAGTTAGTAAACGACATTGCTTTGTTGAATGCTTCCTTTTATAATAAGTTAAACGACAGAAGTGCATGGGCAGCGAGTATCCGTTATTTTGGTCTGGGTGATATTGAATTTATTACAGAAAACGAAGCGCAAATGGGCGCACCCGCAACCATAGTAAGGCCAAATGAATTATCCATAGATGCTTCTTACTCCTTAAAATTAAGTGAAACATTTTCCATGGCAGTGGCCGGAAGATTTATACGCTCCGATTTAAAACTGCAAGATGAAACAACCGATGGAACTGCAGCCAGCTCTTTTGCTGTAGATATTGCTGGATTCTATCAATCGCAAGAAATTGCTTACAATGCCTTTAATGGTGTTTGGCGTGGGGGATTCAATATTTCCAATATTGGACCTAAAATTAAATATGATGACGCCATCAGTAGAGAAAGTCCGCTTCCAACCAACTTAAAATTGGGTGCCGGGTTCGACTTTATCTTCGATCCTATGAATGTTCTTTCCGTAAATACAGAATTTAATAAATTGTTGGTGCCAACCCCAAGCGATTCTAATGGGGATGGAGAAATAACCACGGAAGATGATTATTACAACGAGAGCTTTTTCTCAGGTATGTTTTCTTCTTTTGGGGATGCTCCAGATGGTTTTAGCGAGGAATTGAGTGAAATTACGTGGGCTCTTGGTTTTGAGTATATGTACAATGAAGCTTTTGCGCTAAGAACCGGTTATTTTCATGAAAGTCCAGAAAAGGGAGCACGGGAATTTTTCACCCTGGGAGCTGGATTTACCTTTAAGGCAACTACTATAGATCTTTCATATTTGTTCTCAACATCCAATGTTAGGAATCCGTTGGAAAACACCTTACGTTTTTCCCTTACCTTTAATTTAGGGGATGAGTTTTATAACTAA